Proteins from a single region of Flavobacterium sp. K5-23:
- a CDS encoding PAS domain S-box protein, producing the protein MKLVSEKRTYLSYFLMAILLLSVLVIFYYNNIKAKSTSNLIEHTQEVIHKSDNILLGILDIETMSRGYMITENDFFLESFKSSVNKMNANLFALSELTKENINQQVRIDSLKGKTVEKLILVNQIIEDRKQNKLTESEKLQILIKGKNITQKIKKLLTDINSAEFRLLKQRKIEKEQSNTYSQFLFFILLIFIVAIFTFIFINVKNLKTRNNQLEAFTADQKLASQYSLSLIEASLDPLVTISTEGKIMDTNQATVNITGVERNELIGSDFFDYFTEPQKAREVYQEVFAKGSVADSPLTIRHKEGKLTDVLFNGSVYKDDSGTILGVVIVARDIAEQKWALDLRIANKELAFQNKEKEERANELIIANEELAYQNKERENRANELVIANEELAFQNKIKEKRAAELVIANKELAYQNDEKEKRAAELVIADIELKFQNKEKEKREIDNKELEKINNSLKLASKYARSLLEASLDPLVTISPAGKITDVNNALIEATGVSREMLIGTDFSNYFTEPEKAQEGYRQVFEKGYVEDYPLTLKHLNGELIDVLYNASVYRDDDGNVLGVFAAARDITVQKRIATELIEAKIFAELATGIAEEEKRNAENATQIAETAVKAKQQFLSNMSHEIRTPMNAIIGFTKVVLKTDLSDKQKEYLTAIKLSGDALIVLINDILDLAKVDAGKMTFEKVPFKLSSSISAMLHVFETKIKEKNLELVTEYDDTIPKVLLGDPVRLHQIILNLVSNAIKFTSKGKITVSIRLLDEDEENSTIEFAVSDTGIGIAESKIDSIFDDFQQATSDTSRLYGGTGLGLAIVKQLVEPQGGTITVKSKINEGSTFSFILSFQKTAIEVGVETEIVELDSEINNIKVLVVEDIPLNQLLMKTLLDDFGFESEIAENGKIAIEKLEKTSYDIVLMDLQMPVMNGFEATKHIRNTMNLKIPIVALTADVTTVDLAKCKEVGMNDYIAKPVDERILHSKIVGLIKNNITTKTDLNSKNKSVQENVRPKCINLDYLNIRTKSNSRLMMEMISLYIQHTPPILSTMKQSMEDENWPLLSAAVHKIIPSFSIMGINSKYENIAKKIIEHSNKEQFTEEIKSLVIEIDEICNQACEELEIELNILKNT; encoded by the coding sequence ATGAAATTAGTATCCGAAAAAAGAACATACCTTTCTTATTTCCTTATGGCAATACTGTTGCTATCGGTATTGGTTATTTTCTATTATAATAATATAAAAGCAAAATCAACAAGTAATTTGATTGAGCATACTCAGGAAGTGATCCATAAAAGTGACAATATCCTTTTGGGTATTCTTGATATTGAAACTATGTCAAGAGGCTATATGATTACGGAGAATGACTTTTTTTTAGAATCATTCAAAAGCTCGGTAAATAAAATGAATGCGAACTTGTTCGCATTATCGGAACTCACTAAAGAAAATATTAATCAGCAAGTACGCATCGATTCCTTGAAAGGTAAAACTGTCGAAAAGTTAATATTAGTTAACCAGATAATTGAAGACAGAAAGCAAAATAAATTGACCGAAAGTGAAAAGTTACAAATCCTTATAAAAGGGAAAAACATTACACAAAAAATAAAAAAATTACTTACGGATATTAATTCAGCCGAGTTTCGATTACTCAAACAACGAAAAATTGAAAAGGAACAAAGCAATACTTATTCTCAATTTCTGTTTTTTATTCTTCTTATTTTCATCGTTGCAATTTTTACTTTTATCTTTATAAATGTCAAAAATTTAAAAACTAGAAATAACCAATTAGAGGCATTTACGGCAGACCAAAAATTAGCCTCACAATATTCTCTAAGCCTCATTGAAGCAAGTCTTGATCCATTAGTAACCATTAGTACCGAAGGTAAAATTATGGATACTAATCAAGCAACGGTAAATATTACAGGAGTGGAACGAAATGAACTTATAGGTTCTGATTTCTTCGATTATTTCACAGAACCACAAAAAGCTCGGGAAGTATATCAAGAAGTTTTTGCCAAAGGATCTGTTGCTGATTCTCCTCTTACAATTAGACATAAAGAAGGAAAACTTACTGATGTTTTATTCAACGGATCAGTTTATAAAGATGATAGTGGTACTATTTTGGGAGTGGTAATCGTTGCCAGAGATATCGCTGAACAAAAGTGGGCGTTAGATTTACGTATTGCCAACAAAGAATTAGCTTTTCAAAACAAAGAAAAAGAAGAGCGTGCAAATGAGTTGATTATTGCTAACGAAGAACTTGCCTACCAAAATAAAGAAAGGGAGAATCGAGCGAATGAACTTGTAATTGCAAATGAAGAATTGGCTTTTCAAAACAAGATAAAAGAAAAACGAGCAGCTGAGTTAGTTATTGCCAATAAAGAACTGGCATATCAAAATGATGAAAAGGAAAAACGGGCCGCAGAATTAGTGATTGCCGACATTGAACTTAAATTCCAGAATAAAGAAAAAGAAAAAAGGGAAATAGACAATAAAGAACTCGAAAAAATCAACAATTCTTTAAAGCTAGCTTCAAAATACGCTAGGAGTTTATTAGAAGCAAGTTTAGATCCTCTTGTAACCATTAGTCCAGCAGGAAAAATAACAGATGTTAATAATGCATTAATTGAAGCTACCGGAGTATCGCGTGAAATGCTTATTGGCACTGATTTTTCTAATTATTTTACCGAGCCTGAAAAAGCACAAGAAGGATACAGACAAGTTTTTGAAAAAGGGTATGTTGAAGATTATCCATTAACCTTAAAACATTTAAACGGAGAATTAATAGATGTTTTATACAATGCATCCGTTTATAGGGATGATGACGGTAATGTTCTTGGGGTTTTTGCAGCAGCAAGAGATATTACAGTTCAAAAAAGAATAGCAACCGAACTGATTGAGGCCAAAATTTTTGCCGAGTTAGCAACGGGGATTGCTGAAGAAGAAAAAAGAAATGCCGAGAATGCTACACAAATTGCTGAAACTGCCGTAAAAGCAAAACAACAATTTTTGTCCAATATGAGTCACGAAATCCGGACGCCTATGAATGCAATTATCGGATTTACTAAAGTAGTGCTCAAAACAGATTTATCCGATAAGCAAAAAGAATATTTAACAGCCATAAAATTGAGTGGGGATGCACTAATTGTACTAATCAATGACATTCTTGATTTAGCAAAAGTTGATGCTGGAAAAATGACTTTTGAAAAAGTACCTTTTAAATTATCCTCTTCAATTTCAGCAATGCTTCACGTATTTGAAACAAAAATAAAGGAAAAAAATCTAGAATTGGTAACGGAATATGATGATACCATTCCAAAAGTATTACTGGGAGATCCTGTTCGCCTTCATCAAATCATCTTGAATCTAGTAAGTAATGCCATAAAATTCACTTCAAAAGGAAAAATTACCGTTAGTATTCGTTTATTGGATGAAGATGAAGAAAACTCTACTATTGAATTTGCCGTTTCGGATACAGGAATAGGAATTGCGGAAAGTAAAATAGACTCTATTTTTGATGATTTCCAACAGGCAACCAGCGACACCTCAAGATTGTATGGAGGAACAGGATTAGGACTTGCCATCGTTAAGCAATTAGTAGAACCACAAGGCGGTACCATTACCGTAAAAAGTAAAATTAACGAAGGCTCCACCTTTAGTTTTATTTTAAGTTTTCAAAAAACAGCAATAGAAGTTGGAGTGGAAACTGAAATAGTTGAATTGGATTCCGAAATCAATAATATAAAAGTCTTGGTTGTTGAAGACATTCCCCTGAATCAATTATTGATGAAAACCCTTTTGGATGATTTTGGATTTGAAAGCGAAATTGCCGAAAACGGAAAAATTGCCATCGAGAAACTTGAAAAAACATCCTATGACATTGTTTTAATGGACTTACAAATGCCTGTAATGAATGGGTTTGAGGCTACAAAACACATTCGGAATACAATGAATTTAAAAATTCCAATCGTTGCTTTAACTGCTGATGTTACCACAGTTGACTTAGCAAAATGTAAAGAAGTTGGAATGAATGATTACATAGCAAAACCAGTTGACGAACGTATATTGCATAGCAAAATTGTAGGCCTTATAAAAAATAATATAACTACTAAAACTGACCTTAATAGTAAAAACAAGAGTGTACAAGAAAATGTAAGACCAAAATGCATCAACTTGGATTATTTAAATATTCGAACAAAATCAAATTCCAGGTTAATGATGGAAATGATTTCACTCTATATACAACATACACCACCCATACTTAGTACAATGAAGCAAAGTATGGAAGATGAAAATTGGCCTTTATTAAGTGCGGCAGTTCATAAAATCATTCCCTCTTTTTCAATAATGGGTATAAATTCAAAATATGAAAATATCGCGAAAAAAATTATTGAACACTCAAATAAAGAACAATTCACAGAAGAGATAAAATCATTAGTCATTGAAATAGATGAAATATGCAATCAAGCTTGTGAAGAATTAGAAATTGAATTAAACATACTTAAAAATACTTAA
- a CDS encoding AraC family transcriptional regulator, giving the protein MVSNRCKIAVKEELRSLGLHFIVVDLGEVEIMENISIEQRTILKANLRNSGLELMDDKKAMLIEKIKNVIIEMVHHSAEVIKINFSDYLSEKLNHDYTYLSNLFSEVQGTTIEQFIIAHKTERIKELIIYGEHNITEIAWKMGYSSVAHLSSQFKKVTGLSPSHFKQLKDKRRSPIEEIGNPIDKNSTTAL; this is encoded by the coding sequence ATGGTTAGCAACCGATGTAAAATAGCTGTAAAAGAAGAGTTAAGAAGCCTAGGTCTACATTTTATTGTAGTTGATTTAGGCGAAGTTGAGATCATGGAAAACATTTCAATCGAACAACGTACTATTCTCAAAGCCAACCTGCGAAATTCAGGGTTGGAATTAATGGATGATAAAAAAGCAATGCTGATTGAAAAAATCAAAAATGTAATTATCGAAATGGTTCACCACTCTGCGGAAGTTATCAAAATAAATTTCTCCGATTACTTAAGCGAAAAATTAAACCACGATTATACGTATTTATCTAATTTATTTTCAGAGGTACAGGGAACTACAATCGAACAATTTATTATCGCCCATAAAACGGAACGCATCAAAGAATTGATTATTTATGGCGAACACAATATTACCGAAATAGCTTGGAAAATGGGATACAGTAGTGTGGCGCATTTATCAAGTCAGTTCAAGAAAGTTACAGGACTTTCCCCTTCTCATTTTAAACAATTGAAAGACAAAAGGCGAAGCCCAATTGAAGAGATTGGCAATCCAATTGATAAAAATTCCACAACCGCTTTATGA
- a CDS encoding DUF6642 family protein produces the protein MNTLDKTIYLDPDKFIFCLEAVPDIEISTTTEVLKNLELLALEQGISSIYKTCDTIEGLEESLGALRYDDHNFKDYEIIYLVMKGEANNICLNDYYYSLEEIAELFEGKLTGKIMHFANTKILDLSEEEAQYFLDITGARAISGYGVAFNNLTSINLDKSFFCLCQEEDNVIEIVEELHQKHYELCKLLDFRLYY, from the coding sequence ATAAAACCATTTACTTAGATCCAGATAAATTTATTTTCTGTCTCGAAGCCGTTCCAGACATAGAAATTTCCACCACTACTGAAGTACTCAAAAACTTAGAGTTATTAGCGCTAGAGCAAGGGATTTCGAGTATTTATAAAACCTGTGACACAATTGAAGGATTAGAAGAAAGTTTAGGTGCCTTGCGCTATGATGACCATAACTTTAAAGATTATGAAATAATCTACTTAGTTATGAAAGGCGAAGCAAACAACATTTGCCTCAATGACTATTATTACAGTCTAGAAGAAATAGCGGAGCTTTTTGAAGGAAAACTGACGGGGAAAATTATGCATTTTGCCAATACAAAAATCTTAGACTTAAGCGAGGAAGAAGCCCAATACTTTTTGGACATTACAGGAGCGCGTGCGATTTCAGGTTACGGAGTGGCATTTAACAACCTAACAAGCATCAATCTTGACAAATCATTCTTTTGTTTGTGTCAAGAAGAAGATAATGTCATTGAGATTGTTGAAGAATTACATCAAAAACACTATGAACTTTGCAAACTACTCGATTTTAGGTTATATTATTAA